The following proteins come from a genomic window of Henningerozyma blattae CBS 6284 chromosome 4, complete genome:
- the MRPL23 gene encoding mitochondrial 54S ribosomal protein uL13m (similar to Saccharomyces cerevisiae MRPL23 (YOR150W); ancestral locus Anc_5.496), with the protein MSQKLGHTGLAFARTWHHVDLTKEPRSLGRLATNIATTLMGKHKPVYHQSQDMGDYVVVTNCQHLKVTGNKLKQKQYWKHTGRPGSLQLKPMETVIKEKGYGEILRKAVHGMLPRNRLRKIRLERLKVFDGSEHPYKNNILAFAYEQKTLKKD; encoded by the coding sequence ATGTCGCAGAAATTAGGCCATACTGGGTTGGCCTTTGCCCGCACCTGGCATCATGTCGACTTGACCAAAGAACCAAGGTCCTTGGGTAGACTGGCCACGAATATCGCTACCACACTCATGGGCAAGCATAAACCTGTCTATCATCAAAGTCAAGATATGGGCGATTATGTCGTCGTGACAAACTGCCAGCATTTGAAAGTTACAGGTAACAAGTTGAAACAGAAACAATATTGGAAACATACAGGTAGGCCAGGGTCTCTTCAATTGAAACCCATGGAAACCgtaataaaagaaaagggATACGGCGAAATATTACGCAAGGCCGTGCATGGGATGTTGCCAAGAAATAGActaagaaaaattagattgGAAAGATTGAAAGTGTTTGATGGTAGTGAACATCcttataagaataatattcTTGCATTTGCATACGAACAAAAgactttgaaaaaagattaa
- the TBLA0D01780 gene encoding pleiotropic drug resistance family ABC transporter (similar to Saccharomyces cerevisiae PDR5 (YOR153W) and PDR15 (YDR406W); ancestral locus Anc_5.500), with amino-acid sequence MTSEPSLKGQLLGINIPLNNSTTSSSSSSSSSANGVHFVILLLLPPPPPPPPSPPSPPHNNSTEKLNNRPPNLKHLSSDSNTPSNTTDHQYTGFDDQAQKKIKDLARSLTTKTQDSSTRRSSVSRSTRSTQTINQNNLAYTQTYEAKSIFAADSVGINPIFTDTSQPMYKDYLDPSNENFSSAAWVKNMTLVTAADPDFYKPYTLSCTWKNLSASGESADVAYQQTFLNLPYKMLGYLYRKVKPTKEEDLFQILKPMDGCLKPGELLVVLGRPGSGCTTLLKSITSNTHGFHVGKDSQISYSGFSPKEIKRHYRGEVVYNAESDIHLPHLTVYQTLITVARLKTPQNRIQGVSREDYANHIAEVAMATYGLSHTRNTKVGNDLVRGVSGGERKRVSIAEVAICGSKFQCWDNATRGLDAATALEFVRALKTQATIANSAAAVAIYQCSQDAYDLFDKVCVLDDGYQLYYGSATKAKKYFQDMGYVCPDRQTTADFLTSVTSPAERVINPEFIKKGIFVPTTPREMNDYWLNSSDYQELIQEIDHELSEDTEVKREAIQNAHHAKQSKRARPSSPYTVSYGLQVKYILIRNVWRLKQSMEVPLFQVIGNSIMAFILGSMFYKILKHVTTASFYFLGAAMFFAVLFNAFSCLLEIFSLYEARPITEKHRTYSLYHPSADAFASVLSEVPPKIATAVCFNIIFYFLCDFRRNGGIFFFYFLINIVAVFCMSHMFRCVGSLTKSFSQAMVPASVLLLAMSMYTGFAIPKTKILGWSIWIWYINPLSYLFESLMVNEFHNRKFPCAQYIPNGPEYANSTGTTRVCNAVGAIPGEDYVDGDRFLKESYDYLHVHKWRGFGVGLAYVIFFFFVYLLLCEYNEGAKQKGEILVFPEAIVRKMKKEHKLKDNTTDIEKQTPTEITDKNLLSDSTCSNGEDDTEVSSSSEEFGLAKSLAIFHWRNLCYDVQIKKETRRILNNVDGWVKPGTLTALMGASGAGKTTLLDCLAERVTMGVITGDVFIDGKPRDESFPRSIGYCQQQDLHLKTATVRESLRFSAYLRQPAEVSIAEKNAYVEDIIKILEMEKYADAIVGVAGEGLNVEQRKRLTIGVELAAKPKLLVFLDEPTSGLDSQTAWAICQLMRKLCNQGQAILCTIHQPSAILMQEFDRLLFMQRGGQTCYFGELGEGCHKMIDYFESHGSHKCPPDANPAEWMLEVVGAAPGSHANQDYHEVWRNSEEYQAVQRELDWMETELPKKNSDAEQVVHKEFATSLLYQCKIVIIRLFQQYWRNPEFLWSKFFLTIISQIFVGFTFFKADKSIQGLQNQMLSIFMYCCCFNPILEQYLPSFVQQRDLYEVRERPSRTFSWKAFIVAQCVVEVPFNILAGTIGFIIYYYPVGFYNNASFAHQLHERGALFWLYSCAFFVYISSVAILVITWNQVAESAAQIGTLLFTMGLSFCGVMVTKEAMPHFWIFMYRVSPLTYLIEGMLATGVANADVKCAKYEYTKFNPPQGQTCGQYMAPYIQRAGTGYLKDSSATDQCEFCAYSHTNDYLKSIFVSYHHRWRDYGIFICFIVFDYVAGVFLYWLARVPKKNSRLSKKKE; translated from the coding sequence ATGACCTCGGAACCTTCTTTAAAAGGACAACTGTTGGGTATAAATATACCACTCAACAATTCTACAACCTcgtcatcttcttcttcttcttcttctgcaAATGGTGTACACTTTGTCatcctcctcctcctccctcctcctcctcctcctcctccttCACCTCCGTCTCCTCCacataataatagtacggaaaaattaaataaccGACctccaaatttaaaacatctTTCTTCAGATTCAAACACACCGTCCAACACAACAGATCATCAATACACCGGATTTGATGATCAAGcacaaaagaaaataaaagatcTTGCCAGGTCTCTCACTACAAAGACTCAGGATTCATCAACACGTCGATCAAGTGTATCTCGATCCACACGTTCTACTCAAACCATCAACCAAAATAATCTAGCATATACACAAACTTATGAGGCAAAATCCATCTTTGCAGCAGACTCGGTGGGGATTAACCCCATTTTCACAGATACTTCACAACCAATGTATAAGGATTACTTGGATCCAagtaatgaaaatttcagTAGTGCCGCATGGGTGAAAAATATGACTCTAGTTACTGCCGCAGACCCTGATTTTTATAAGCCTTATACCTTAAGTTGTActtggaaaaatttatctGCCTCAGGTGAATCCGCAGATGTGGCTTATCAACAAacttttctaaatttacCCTATAAGATGTTGGGTTATTTATATAGAAAGGTGAAACCAACAAAGGAGGAAGATTTGTTTCAAATCTTGAAGCCTATGGATGGTTGTTTAAAACCAGGTGAATTGTTGGTCGTATTGGGTAGACCAGGGTCCGGTTGTACCACTCTATTGAAATCCATCACTTCAAACACTCACGGGTTCCATGTCGGTAAAGATTCTCAAATCTCTTATAGTGGGTTTTCTCCAAAGGAAATCAAACGGCATTATCGTGGGGAAGTCGTTTATAATGCTGAATCAGATATTCATCTACCTCATTTAACAGTTTATCAAACTTTAATCACTGTTGCTCGTTTAAAGACTCCTCAAAATCGTATCCAGGGAGTCTCTAGAGAAGATTATGCAAATCATATTGCAGAAGTCGCAATGGCTACTTATGGGTTATCTCATACAAGAAATACTAAAGTCGGTAATGATTTGGTTAGAGGTGTTTCTGGTGGTGAAAGAAAACGTGTCTCTATTGCTGAAGTTGCCATTTGTGGGTCCAAATTCCAATGTTGGGATAATGCTACTAGAGGTTTAGATGCCGCCACTGCCTTAGAATTCGTTCGTGCTTTGAAAACACAAGCCACAATTGCCAATTCTGCTGCTGCAGTGGCCATCTATCAATGTTCTCAAGATGCTTATGATTTATTCGATAAAGTTTGTGTATTGGATGATGGGTATCAATTATATTACGGTTCTGCCACTAAGGCCaagaaatatttccaaGATATGGGGTATGTCTGCCCTGATAGACAAACCACTGCTGATTTCTTAACTTCTGTCACAAGTCCTGCTGAAAGAGTTATAAACCctgaatttattaaaaaggGGATCTTTGTACCGACTACCCCAAGGGAAATGAACGATTATTGGTTAAATTCATCAGATTATCAAGAATTGATACAAGAGATTGATCATGAATTAAGTGAAGATACAGAAGTTAAACGGGAAGCTATTCAGAATGCACATCATGCAAAACAATCCAAGAGAGCAAGACCTTCATCACCATATACCGTCAGTTATGGCTTACAAGTCAAATACATCTTAATTAGAAACGTTTGGAGATTAAAACAATCCATGGAGGTACCTCTTTTCCAAGTCATTGGTAATTCCATCATGGCTTTCATTTTAGGATCAATGTTCTACAAGATCCTGAAGCATGTGACAACCGCTAGTTTCTACTTCTTAGGTGCCGCCATGTTTTTTGctgttttatttaatgcCTTTTCATgtttattagaaattttttccCTTTACGAGGCAAGGCCAATTACTGAAAAACATAGAACTTATTCCTTATATCACCCTTCAGCTGATGCTTTTGCTTCAGTCTTGTCTGAAGTCCCACCAAAGATCGCTACTGCCgtttgttttaatattattttctatttcttaTGTGATTTTAGAAGAAATGGTGggattttcttcttttatttccTAATCAATATCGTTGCAGTCTTTTGTATGTCTCATATGTTTAGATGTGTTGGTTCCCTAACCAAAAGTTTTTCACAAGCTATGGTTCCAGCatcagtattattattagccATGTCAATGTATACTGGGTTTGCTATCCCCAAGACCAAGATCCTAGGCTGGTCTATTTGGATTTGGTACATTAACCCCTTATCTTATCTTTTCGAATCATTAATGGTTAATGAATTCCATAATAGAAAGTTCCCCTGTGCACAATATATACCGAATGGCCCAGAATATGCAAATAGTACAGGTACTACTAGAGTTTGTAACGCTGTAGGTGCCATTCCAGGTGAAGATTATGTTGATGGTGATCGTTTTTTAAAGGAAAGTTATGATTACCTTCACGTTCATAAATGGAGAGGCTTTGGTGTCGGTTTGGCTTAtgtcatttttttctttttcgtctatttattattatgtgAATATAATGAAGGTGCTAAACAAAAAGGTGAAATCTTGGTCTTCCCAGAAGCTATAGTtcgaaaaatgaaaaaagaacATAAATTAAAGGATAATACCactgatattgaaaaacaaacaCCAACTGAAATAactgataaaaatttacttTCCGATTCTACATGTAGCAATGGAGAAGATGATACAGAAGTATCAAGTTCTTCTGAAGAATTTGGTTTAGCTAAATCTTTAGCTATTTTCCATTGGAGAAACTTATGTTACGACGttcaaataaagaaagaaacGAGACGAATCTTGAACAATGTTGATGGTTGGGTTAAACCTGGTACTTTGACTGCCTTGATGGGTGCTTCTGGTGCTGGTAAGACTACTCTATTGGATTGTCTTGCTGAAAGAGTTACTATGGGTGTTATAACTGGTGATGTCTTTATCGATGGTAAACCTCGTGATGAATCCTTCCCAAGATCCATCGGTTATTGTCAACAACAAGATTTACATTTGAAAACTGCTACTGTTAGAGAATCTCTAAGATTTTCTGCCTACTTGCGTCAACCAGCTGAAGTCTCTATTGCTGAAAAGAATGCTTATGTCGAAGATATTATCAAGATCTTagaaatggaaaaatatGCTGATGCTATTGTTGGTGTTGCTGGTGAAGGTTTAAACGTTGAACAGAGAAAGAGATTAACCATTGGTGTTGAATTAGCTGCTAAACCTAAATTATTGGTCTTTTTGGATGAACCTACTTCTGGTTTAGATTCTCAAACTGCTTGGGCTATTTGTCAATTGATGAGAAAATTATGTAATCAAGGTCAAGCTATCTTATGTACTATCCATCAGCCATCTGCTATCCTAATGCAAGAATTTGAtcgtttattatttatgcAAAGAGGTGGTCAAACTTGTTATTTCGGTGAATTGGGTGAAGGTTGTCATAAGATGATTGATTATTTCGAAAGTCATGGTTCTCACAAATGTCCTCCAGATGCTAACCCTGCTGAATGGATGTTAGAGGTTGTTGGTGCTGCTCCAGGTTCTCATGCTAATCAAGATTATCACGAAGTTTGGAGAAATTCCGAAGAATATCAAGCTGTACAAAGGGAATTGGATTGGATGGAAACTGAATTacctaaaaaaaattcagatGCTGAACAAGTTGTTCATAAAGAATTTGCCACCAGTCTTCTTTATCAATGTAAAATTGTTATCATTCGTCTATTCCAACAATATTGGAGAAATCCTGAATTTTTATGGTCCAAATTCTTCTTAACTATTATCAGTCAAATTTTTGTAGGTTtcactttttttaaagctGATAAATCCATACAAGGTCTGCAAAACCAAATGTTATCCATTTTTAtgtattgttgttgttttaatCCAATTCTTGAACAATATTTACCTTCTTTTGTTCAGCAAAGAGATCTTTATGAAGTTAGAGAACGTCCATCAAGAACTTTCTCTTGGAAGGCATTCATTGTGGCCCAATGTGTTGTAGAAGTTCCTTTCAATATATTAGCTGGTACAATTgggtttattatttactaCTATCCAGTTGGATTCTACAATAATGCATCTTTTGCTCATCAATTACATGAAAGAGGTGCTTTGTTTTGGTTATACAGTTGTGCATTCTTCGTATACATCAGTTCTGTGGCTATTTTAGTCATTACCTGGAATCAAGTGGCTGAATCTGCAGCTCAAATTGGTACTTTACTATTTACAATGGGCTTATCATTCTGTGGTGTTATGGTTACCAAAGAAGCAATGCCTCATTTCTGGATCTTCATGTACAGAGTTTCACCCTTGACATATTTAATAGAAGGTATGTTAGCTACTGGTGTAGCGAATGCAGATGTTAAATGTGCCAAGTATGaatatacaaaatttaatcCTCCACAGGGTCAAACATGTGGTCAATACATGGCACCCTACATACAAAGGGCGGGTACGGGTTACCTGAAAGATAGCTCTGCAACTGATCAATGTGAATTTTGCGCCTATTCTCATACAAATGACTATCTAAAATCCATATTTGTTTCGTATCATCATAGATGGAGAGATTATGGGATTTTCATTTGCTTCATTGTCTTTGATTATGTTGCGGGAGTATTTCTATATTGGTTAGCAAGAGTTCCAAAAAAGAACAGCAGATTATCAAAGAAAAAGGAGTAG
- the RPB7 gene encoding DNA-directed RNA polymerase II subunit RPB7 (similar to Saccharomyces cerevisiae RPB7 (YDR404C); ancestral locus Anc_5.495), with amino-acid sequence MFFIKDLSLNITLHPSFFGPRMKQYLKTKLLQEVEGSCTGKFGYILCVLDYDKIDIERGRIIPTDGSAEFTVRYRAVVFKPFKGEVVDGTVVSCSQHGFEVQVGPMKVFVTKHLMPQDLQFNAGSNPPSYQSSEDVITIKSRIRVKIEGCISQVSSIHAIGSIKEDYLGAI; translated from the coding sequence ATGTTTTTCATCAAAGATCTTTCGTTGAACATCACACTACACCCATCGTTTTTTGGGCCTCGCATgaaacaatatttaaagacAAAACTACTCCAAGAAGTGGAAGGGTCCTGCACGGGTAAATTCGGCTATATATTATGTGTATTGGATTATGACAAGATCGATATCGAAAGAGGCCGTATCATACCCACGGACGGGTCTGCGGAGTTCACCGTGCGATACCGTGCAGTGGTTTTCAAACCGTTCAAGGGGGAAGTGGTCGATGGCACCGTGGTGTCGTGTTCTCAACACGGGTTCGAAGTGCAAGTGGGACCCATGAAAGTGTTTGTTACAAAACATCTGATGCCGCAGGATTTGCAATTCAATGCTGGTTCGAACCCACCTTCGTACCAAAGTTCGGAAGATGTGATCACGATCAAAAGTCGAATCCGTGTCAAGATCGAAGGGTGTATCAGTCAAGTGTCGAGTATCCATGCCATCGGGAGTATCAAGGAGGATTATTTGGGCGCTATCTGA